From a single Leopardus geoffroyi isolate Oge1 chromosome E1, O.geoffroyi_Oge1_pat1.0, whole genome shotgun sequence genomic region:
- the RAB40B gene encoding ras-related protein Rab-40B isoform X1: MGAGAGGGTMSSTLGSPVRAYDFLLKFLLVGDSDVGKGEILASLQDGAAESPYGHPAGIDYKTTTILLDGRRVKLQLWDTSGQGRFCTIFRSYSRGAQGVILVYDIANRWSFDGIDRWIKEIDEHAPGVPKILVGNRLHLAFKRQVPTEQAQAYAARLGVTFFEVSPLCNFNITESFTELARTVLLRHGMDRLWRPSKVLTLQDLCCRAVVSCTPVHLVDKLPLPMALRSHLKSFSMASGLNARMMHGRSYSLTTSSTHKRSSLRKAKATRPPQSPPKRCPRNSCKVS; encoded by the exons ATGGGCGCCGGCGCCGGCGGCGGCACGATGAGCAGCACCCTGGGCAGCCCGGTCCGCGCCTACGACTTCCTGCTCAAGTTCTTGCTGGTGGGCGACAGCGACGTGGGCAAAGGCGAGATCCTGGCGAGCCTGCAGGATGGCGCGGCCGAGTCGCCGTACGGCCACCCGGCGG GCATCGACTACAAGACCACCACCATCCTGCTGGACGGGCGGCGGGTGAAGCTGCAACTCTG GGATACATCCGGGCAGGGAAGATTTTGTACCATATTCCGCTCCTACTCGCGGGGCGCACAG GGTGTGATCCTGGTCTATGACATTGCAAACCGCTGGTCCTTTGATGGCATCGACCGGTGGATTAAGGAGATAGATGAG CATGCCCCTGGTGTCCCTAAAATCCTGGTGGGAAACCGCCTGCATCTGGCCTTCAAGCGGCAAGTCCCCACGGAGCAGGCCCAGGCCTACGCAGCGCGCCTGGGTGTCACCTTCTTCGAGGTCAGCCCTCTGTGCAACTTCAACATCACCGAGTCCTTCACGGAGCTGGCCAGGACCGTGCTGCTGCGGCACGGGATGGACCGACTCTGGAGGCCCAGCAAGG tgCTGACCCTGCAGGACCTCTGCTGCCGGGCCGTGGTGTCCTGCACACCCGTGCACCTGGTGGACAAGCTCCCGCTGCCGATGGCCTTGAGGAGTCACCTCAAGTCCTTCTCGATGGCCAGTGGCCTCAATGCCAGGATGATGCACGGCCGCTCCTACTCTCTCACCACCAGCTCCACCCACAAGAGGAGCAGCCTCCGAAAAGCGAAggccacccgccccccccagaGCCCGCCCAAGCGCTGCCCCCGGAACAGCTGTAAAGTCTCCTGA
- the RAB40B gene encoding ras-related protein Rab-40B isoform X2, producing MGAGAGGGTMSSTLGSPVRAYDFLLKFLLVGDSDVGKGEILASLQDGAAESPYGHPAGIDYKTTTILLDGRRVKLQLWDTSGQGRFCTIFRSYSRGAQGVILVYDIANRWSFDGIDRWIKEIDEHAPGVPKILVGNRLHLAFKRQVPTEQAQAYAARLGVTFFEVSPLCNFNITESFTELARTVLLRHGMDRLWRPSKGAPLDMSLYSWSQVLPRSAVQSGRRSSLRPLVSHPNRGIVSAIVSPPGLPTSWTRRERRQGSPVRGH from the exons ATGGGCGCCGGCGCCGGCGGCGGCACGATGAGCAGCACCCTGGGCAGCCCGGTCCGCGCCTACGACTTCCTGCTCAAGTTCTTGCTGGTGGGCGACAGCGACGTGGGCAAAGGCGAGATCCTGGCGAGCCTGCAGGATGGCGCGGCCGAGTCGCCGTACGGCCACCCGGCGG GCATCGACTACAAGACCACCACCATCCTGCTGGACGGGCGGCGGGTGAAGCTGCAACTCTG GGATACATCCGGGCAGGGAAGATTTTGTACCATATTCCGCTCCTACTCGCGGGGCGCACAG GGTGTGATCCTGGTCTATGACATTGCAAACCGCTGGTCCTTTGATGGCATCGACCGGTGGATTAAGGAGATAGATGAG CATGCCCCTGGTGTCCCTAAAATCCTGGTGGGAAACCGCCTGCATCTGGCCTTCAAGCGGCAAGTCCCCACGGAGCAGGCCCAGGCCTACGCAGCGCGCCTGGGTGTCACCTTCTTCGAGGTCAGCCCTCTGTGCAACTTCAACATCACCGAGTCCTTCACGGAGCTGGCCAGGACCGTGCTGCTGCGGCACGGGATGGACCGACTCTGGAGGCCCAGCAAGG GTGCTCCCTTGGACATGTCATTATACAGCTGGTCACAGGTGTTGCCAAGGTCAGCTGTGCAGTCGGGAAGGAGGTCATCCCTGAGGCCCTTGGTCTCTCACCCCAACCGTGGGATCGTGAGTGCCATCGTCTCCCCTCCAGGTCTGCCCACCTCTTGGACCCGGAGGGAAAGACGGCAGGGGTCTCCAGTCCGAGGCCACTAA